GCATCCTCATAAATTAGATTCTTCCTCGGTTGGACGTGGTGATCGTGATGATCGGACGGCCACGAGCCAAGAATACATTTCCTCGAACCACGCTGTTAGTAGTTTCAGATTTACTCCAgtttactccgtactccTCTGCTCATTTATCGAATAAGCAACTTACTCAGTTTAATGCTTCCTGTCTATACCTCACTGCTGAGCTCCAGAGATCGCAGCTGCGGTGAAATCGGCCAGCAAGGGCTGGATTCTGTAAGGCGTTTGCTAGCTCGATGGTAAACTGTCCGCTTAAAGGTGATGAGCTTGAAACTGTCCAAATCCTTTGTTTGGCTAATATCTTCCGATATAGTATATACTCATGTCCTCACTGCGTGAAGATGCAGTGTAAACCAGGTTTTGTCCCTAGCCTGTATCAAACATAAATATAGCATAGAGCGCGTCTTCCGGTGCTCAGTAGAGAAGCCCGTTCCTTTACTACAGAAGTCTCCAGCCGTCCCAGTTTTCTATAAAAGTTTCGCCACCGGCCACGAGTTGTACCTGAGACGCCCAGGGAATGTTACCAGCGGCCCAGCGACATGCCAATAGAGCAGCGGCTTGAACAGTAGGTAACCTTTTTACCTTCGATCCTTATGCTTTATCACGAACTTTACCTTGTTGTGGAAACGTCTGCGGTGGACCAAAGGGTATGTATGGTACGACCCGTATTTCAGGTTTCTCCGGCCGGGTTTACATGAGGTACTGTGGTACTGGAAAAATATTTGCAATAGTAACTTGCAAGAGTATTCACTCTATCGACCGCCATATAATACAATAACAGCCTCTCCTATGCTCCACTGAGTGGTGGTCATCATAGCAACGAGGGCTCTCCATTCCACGCACGTCTTTTAATCCACACACGTATTATACAGCAAGGCGATCGTCTTCCCCTCTTGCAGTTGACGAAGGTAAGGAAAACGTTGCGATAGAATGAAGTTGTATCGAGCACTCCGTATGCACCACCAGAACGCCAAACTATTTCCCGAGGTATCGCTAACACTAAACAAGGACTGGGGGAATCGAAAccggaagagggagaaaatCAAGAAAGCTCAAGGGGAAAGCAGTGTGAAAGCAGGGGAGGAAGCACAGGAAAGCGTCAATCATCAGAGAGGCTGGTGGCACAAACCTATAGCTGCAAGTCGCGGCTGGGGTGCCCACGGCGAACGGTAAATGGGGGAGCACCTAGAAAGTACACTCCCTGATGATCAGACGGAGGTTGGTTAATAAATACGTACCTAGATCAATTAAAGCGGTTGAGGTGCGATTTCCGCGGTTATTTCTGGAGTCCAGAAACACCACTCGAAAATGCAGTTCGGATCTCATGGCCAGCATGAATAATCGATGCTGGAGTTAGATATTCTTGGATGTAACCCAAATGGAATCTGGGAGACCCGACATATGTACGTGAAAAACGGGGAAGGACGTGGTGGGATGTTATCAGACAACTCATGACGAGCGACGGCGTTTGACTTCTTGGTTTGTATTTTCGGGCATGTCGAATTCGTCATCAGGCTCACGAACACGCTTTCCAGGAGTGTGACTCGTAGAGGCACCCTCCTGTTCTCCATCGATGTCGCCAAGGTCATCTTCGATTCCGAGGTCCAAGtaatcttcatcttcaaagGGTAAATCGGCGCCCTCATCATTTCCCGCAGTTAAAGAAAGAGTATTATCGGCGGTTTCATCAACTTCACCTTCCTCAATTGCGCCGTCGACTTCTGCCAGCTGTTCAACAGGCTCCGAGTCACCGCGAGGGCTTTTTCGGTCTTCTGTCACGCCTAGTGAGTCATCTTCCACATGCTGGGTTTTGTGGGACTGATTTAAGGAATCGTCATCCAGAGACGGCTCGGCCGCTACTTCGTGGTTATCCTGGGTTTCAGCaacatcggcggcggcatccCCATTATCTTGGGAAGCATCAGGTTGCGTATCTTCCACGGATAGCGGTTGCTCGTGATATTCTGATTCCAGACCAAGGTATTCTTCCGAATATGGCTCTGTTGAATCCGCTGCGTCCCCTTCAGTTTCCTCTAAAACATCATTGTGATGAGCCTCGTCATCGGGTTCATCTCCCTCAAGGTACTCATCTCCATGATACTCATCCTCATAGTTCTCTTCGCCATAAGGACTTTCAGGAACTTCTCCTGGTTTTTGTTCTCCCTCCGCCGCATTGGTTGAAGGCAGCGGCTCGAGTGTACCGGTGGATTCGGTTTTCTGTTCCTCTGaatgatgagaaggagagtgTGCTGACTCAGGACGATCTTCGGCATTAGGGCCGTTATTAACAGCCTCGCCGGTTTCAGTATGCTCAATCTTTTGGGTTTCCTGGGTTTCCGCGCCATCTTGCTGATGATTAGGTGCATCCTGTGAGTGTAATGTAGACTCCAATTCGGGTTCTGCCGAGCCTTCCTCTTTGTCTTCATTATCCAAGGCGCCCTGGGATTCCTCCTGGTATTGTTCCTCGGCAGTCTCTTCATATCCCGCGGAAACATCATCTGCATCGGGGTAAACTTCCCAGGACTGGATCTCCGATAATCCTTTCCCCTCACTTGCAGCTAGCAAAAGATCCGACAGttccgcagcagcagttaGTTTGGTACTAAGTGTAAGATATAGGGCCTCTGGTTCTTCAATGCCATCATTGTGGCAAAAATGCAGATACACGTCTACAAATTGTTTCAGCGAAACCTTTTGTGTCTCGAGAGAGTCCTGGAGGTAGTTCCGTTAGCAAATTATAAAGAAGCCCAATTGTTTATGCAGCTTACCTCTGTTAGTTGAAAGTTCAGGGCTTCGATGTCGATTACTAGCACCTCATTCTCATGTATATGGTTTTGAAGGACTTCACGGCAAGCCACAAACAGCTTTCCAAAGGACTCATACGCAAGACCCTCATCTTCTAGGAAGAACGTTTCCGAAGAATCACCTTCCCTTGGAGGGAAAAGCGAAATCTCGTTGTCTTGATAGTAAACTTTGACCGAATGAAGGTGCGAACTTTGCGTTGAACCGCGGTCTTGTTCAGGTTCTTGATCATTGGACTCGGAGACTCGCTGCTCCTCTCTTAATTCTACATCCACTTTTCCGAGGCCATCGTTGGACGGCTGAGCCTCGTCTGAGCCTTTGCCATTATCCTGGGGGTTCCCCAACTCCTCAGGGGCCTCTTGGTGATCGTTGTTAGGTATCGTTTGCGGCTCGACCTGTGCTGTTTGCTCTTTTTGCTCTGTTTCATTAGTATTCCTGGCGTTTTCCTCGGGGTGCTCAGATGCCACGTGGTCCGTCCCCGCCTTTTCGGCCGATTGTTCATCAACCAGGTTGTCGGCAGTctgctcaggctcaggctcaggctgtAATTTGGTTTGGGTCGGGTCCACAGTTTGCGTTTCCTCCTCCGGGTACGATTCGGtattgatgttgttgttatcCTCGTCACGTTCCTTTCGCGTTGGACTTGCTTTTTGGGTTTCTTCAATCTTCGCATGTTCTTCAAGGGATACAGGTACCTCAGAAACCTCCTGCTCATGTTCCGGGACGGGGGCATCGATGTCTTCATCGTAGTCATCCTCTAGCATTTCCGCCTCgtatatctttctttcctcgttcgtcttctcttcttcatactGCATGTCGATGTTCTGGTTCGTTTCGGGGTAGTAATCGGCGTCTGTCATGGGTGGCTCGGCTAGATCGTCAACCATATCCTCATCGGGGATTCCATCTTGGCCTTGATTTTCGCCATTATCCATGTATTCATCGGCTGTCATGTCTCTGTCTGGATTCGAAGCCTGATCCTCCATAACATCGATATCAATCTCGAAATCATCGGCGGGACCCTGGTACGGAGAGGCCATCTCCATTGTGTCATCCATCAAAGGGACCTCCATGGTGGAAAACGGGAAGGGCGATGTGGTTGTCATGGCCCGGAACGAAGGTTTTTTAAAAGGGCGCGTCGAAAGTTTTGAGTGGCGCTCCAGCCCAACATGCGTGGGTAGTGCCGTAAAGACAAGCTTACTCAGAATATTCACAAAAAGGAAAACTGGTTGATTATAAGTGAAGAGAGAACTAAAATAAAGTAGTTTTCTCCTGAAGTGTGGCGGAGGTAAGTGATGGCTTTGTTCACAGGGAGGCAAGCTGGAAACGGACGTGTTTCGGGCAAGAGTTCACAAGTGTAGTAAGCGAGTGGGTGCACGGACCAACAGGGGCCGAAGAGAACAGCAAGCcagacctccgccgccgaTGGTCTGAATATCTCCGTTATCTGGCCTTCCCGGCAAAACACGCCCTGCCTCACCCTCCTTCCTCCATTGCTGGTTCTATCTGAGCTGCAATTGCTTTACCGAACTTCGTCTCTGAAAGTTATTGACCATGGTATGCGTGCCCGCCCCCTTAAATCTGACCGGTCCTGCTCACCAATCCGCACAATCAAGGTCGTCCTCGCAGCGTCAATATGCACCCGCGGGGGCAAAGCAGTCCTCTCGCGCCAGTTCCGGGAAATTGCCCGCTCTAGAATTGAGGCTCTACTCGCGTCGTTCCCGAAACTCGCAGATTCCGGTACCCAGCACACGACCGTTGAGCAAGACAATGTCCGCTTCGTCTACCAACCCCTCGACGAGCTATACATCGTCCTGATCACAAACCGCCAATCGAACATCCTGCAAGATATCGACAGCCTTCATCTCTTTGCTCAAGTGACTACCAGTATTTGCAAGAGCTTGGACGAGCGGGAGATCCTGCGCAATGCTTTCGAATTGCTCAGCGCATACGACGAGCTGGTGACCCTCGGATATAGGGAGAACCTGTCGCTCTCTCAAATCAAGACATtcctggagatggagagtcACGAGGAGAGAATCCAAGAAATCATAGAAAGGGTATATAACCTGACGACTGAATCGCGTTCGGACGAAATGCTGACTGCTTGCAGAACAAAGAACTCGAAGCGAGCGAAGAACGCAAAAGAAAGgccaagcagctggagatgcAACGAAAAGAGGCCGCTCGCAATTCACGCAGCATCGCTCCCCGAACCCCGTCCTACCCTGTCTACACGCCCCCTTCGCGCCCTGCTGTACCCGACACCTACGACAGCTATGAagcggagaagaagaagaccttcGCCAAGTATGTGTTGACCACGCCTCCTTGACTGCTATCACTTTATCTAATTGttaattcttcttttttacCAGACCGTTGCCTGCGCGTGGGAAAGGAATGCAGCTCGGTAAAAAGTCAAAGACTACCGATATATATGAGAAGGTCCGGGGTGATTTGGGGCCGGAGGCTGAAGAGTCAAACCCCCTGGTTACACCCCAAGCGTCGACGCCAGTTGCCGACAGAGTGTCTTCCGCTCGCCCTTCACTCTCCGCGGATCGGGAGCCAATTCACATTACCATTGCCGAGACCATTTCCGCTGCGCTCACTCGTGAAGGTGCGCTCAAATCTTTTGAAGTGAAGGGTGATCTTCAGCTTCGTATCACCGACCCTGCATTCACAAAACTTAAACTGGACCTTCTCGCAAACCCCACCCACGGTGCGCAGTTTCGCACTCACCCAAATGTCGACAAGGCTGTCTTCAGCAACTCCTCTATTATTCAGCTAAAGGATACTTCGAAGAGGTTCCCGGCTAACAACTCAATCGGCGTTCTCCGCTGGCGGGTTGCGGGTGCAGGCTCTGACAATGCGGACGTTCTACCCATCACATTTACGGTTTGGGTCAACAAGGGCTCCGACTCAACCACAGTGACCGTTGAGTATGAGCTCACAGGCTCTGACAGTCTCCGTGACGTTGTTGTCACCATCCCGTACGGCACGAGTGAGCCAGCTGTGTCCAGCTTCGACGCTGTTTACGAAGTCTCGGGAGACAGTCTTGACTGGAACATTGGAAACGTGGATGAGGAAAATGCCTCTGGCAGCTTCGAGTTCGAATCTACGGGTGATGACGAAAATGAGTTCTTCCCAATGACAGTGCGATTCTCCAAGGCAACCCCGtttgtcgaggtcgacgtctCAGACATTTCCCTCATAGAGGAGGGGGAAAGCACTGTGTATTCCAAGGACGTTAAGAGCGTCGCGGAAGGATATCTTATTGAATAAATTCGTTTATGGGTATAACCCAAACTACTAATGATGATCGGGCGACCCTTTCTGTGTACGAAACAACTTATTGCGAGTTATTTTAGATTCTACTAGCAAATCCTTTTGACCAAATGATATATTTTCAATCCAGACCTACAGTCTTTTCCCAAGCATCTCCCAAAGCGTCTTTTATTAGCATCTCTATTATCCGATCGGAGATCTCGCTGTCTCAAGTACATTATGGCTTAGCTATGTCATTTTGCGTTGCACTTTTGCCGATAATGTTATTGCTTGTAAAGGGTCGCTCTTgccttctttctcccatCCTCTTTCTGTTTCACCTTTCAGGAAGAAAATGGGCACCCATGGACTACTAGTAACATAGGTACAACACGCCATTATCTTTTATCCACTCCTTGTGTGCATCTACTGTATTCTTTCGATTTTATTTAGTGCAGCAACATAACACCTCTTTGAAACTCGAAGCCCCTCTTCACTCTTTAGGTACGCTTCTTCGATGCGGTCCCATCCAGCGCCCTTGATCTATTTCTAATCTATCTAGATCGCTCTATAGTTGCCTCAGTCTTCTTTGTCATTGATACCTTATGGGTGTAGTAGATAATACGAAAAATGTAAGCGTTGAGGAGGGCATGGACAGCAATAATGGGCTGGTCTATGTGAGCTGCTCAAGAGAGTCCCGTCCCCTGGGTAATGGAATGGCCAACCATCCAGTAAGTTGTGTACCTCCAATCGTGGAACATGAAATAAGCTCATGACCTCAAAGGCCACGCGGTTTGTCAGTAACCCGCCATTTGTGTTTACCAGAGCTATGCGGCAACTTTATCAAAAAAACCGAAATGTGGCCATTCCAAGGACGGGGCCTGTCCATTGTTCAAATGGGAAAACCAGAAAAAACAGCAAACATGCCTGTGATAATTgcaggacgaagaggataCGATGTACCGGTGAAAAGCCCGCAGTTTGCCAGGACTGCCGTAAGAACGGGTTGGAATGTCGATATAGCGATGGGAAAAGGGAACGAAACAGAAAGTGTGGCCTCCTTATTCTGAAGCAAGCTTTGCACCATTGCTAACGCCAATGCGAATGTTGTAGGCAGCTCCAATCTCTTGAAAAAGAGTGCGCGAAATATAAGAAGGCAATTCTTCAGCTGAACAAGCAACTGGACGTTGTCACCAGCGAGGTGCTGAATAGCTTCGAAAAGAAAAACGCACGAGCTTAGCCTTGCCATTTTTCCCCTGAGCTCTCGCTAACTGAATCCAGAGCACGCTCTATGACAAGGATCTTGATGGAGATCTCGATGAAAAGCTTGACGCTACTATGAAAGACGAAGTGGAAACAAACCCTGAGGAACGGCAATCCATGAGAATGGACCAAAAGCAGGGGCagaggaaaaaagaaaccgtGCGGCTACTCGCTGCGAGTAGCTCCCAGCCACAGCTGGAGACCGCTTTAAAGAAAACGCTTTATATCCAGCCAGATACGCCGTTGACTCGATATCCTCCGAACCTGCCATTGAACTCTCAATATCCCCAACTGCGGGACGTCACTCGATGCTCACTCCAGCCGATGGGTGTGAGGAACTTAACTGGAACAGAATTTTTCTCTTGCGGTAGTTATTACATGCCCAATCCTAATTTCGTTTTTACGGATTTAATCGAAGGATATGAATCCTAGTACAGCAGTCAAGTCTGAGCAGGAATAACACATGGCCCCTTAGTTCTTAGATTTCATTGTACAGGCATTTCATTCCATTCATTCAACCTTCTATAATTGGGGTATCTTGTATAGCGAACACTACCAACTTAATCAGTCACAGTTTGTCCCTCCGCATATAAATACTTGTGCCAATATATCCCGGGGGAGTTAGAAACCTCAGGACTCCCAGTTCCTTTTCTTCGCGGTAAACAATAGCCTCGCATCTTCCTCGCGGAACTGCCCCGCAACACTACCCGGCGACATCGACGGTATTCCGCTGATCCTGGATAAACGGAGATCCATCACATATGCCCTACGATGAGAGCGATTTGCCCATGATCCCAGGACATTAGGCCATTTCCTTTCACCTACACTCCTATTCTCCTCTCCGCGCCAATAGTTCAAATTCACACCCAGGAGGCCTCTCTCGTCACCGACGAAGCCCTCAATGCAATCCAGGGAGGGAAGAAACCGGCGTCTGATACCGCAGGCCGTGTGGTTCGAGTCTATCTGGTAATCCGGGCACTGCTTCAGGAGAGATATTACCGATGTGATATCTGGAGGGCGCTCTGGTTGATTTCCTGCTTCTGCGTCTTCATATGCATATGTGtctccatctgcatcggcATCTTCAATATCTGGATTGAAATCTGGATCTAGCAGCGTGGACCCAATGAAGATGGTTTTTGTGCGGAGCGAGAAAAAGCGCGTCATTTGGCCGAGGTGGAATGTGTCGCAGGCGCTGGAGTTTCCGAGCGCGCAGCGGCATTGGTATTGACGcgatgctgctgttggtgttgatgttgctgATGGGTTGCTGCGCTTGGGTCCGCTGGGGTCCTCGAGCGCGCCATAGACGCGGAGGAAATGTGCTTGGAGGTCGGTGATGGTGTCTAGCACGCATTGGCGGCGGTAGTAGAGT
This region of Aspergillus puulaauensis MK2 DNA, chromosome 5, nearly complete sequence genomic DNA includes:
- a CDS encoding uncharacterized protein (COG:S;~EggNog:ENOG410PTTB;~InterPro:IPR018822;~PFAM:PF10336) — translated: MTTTSPFPFSTMEVPLMDDTMEMASPYQGPADDFEIDIDVMEDQASNPDRDMTADEYMDNGENQGQDGIPDEDMVDDLAEPPMTDADYYPETNQNIDMQYEEEKTNEERKIYEAEMLEDDYDEDIDAPVPEHEQEVSEVPVSLEEHAKIEETQKASPTRKERDEDNNNINTESYPEEETQTVDPTQTKLQPEPEPEQTADNLVDEQSAEKAGTDHVASEHPEENARNTNETEQKEQTAQVEPQTIPNNDHQEAPEELGNPQDNGKGSDEAQPSNDGLGKVDVELREEQRVSESNDQEPEQDRGSTQSSHLHSVKVYYQDNEISLFPPREGDSSETFFLEDEGLAYESFGKLFVACREVLQNHIHENEVLVIDIEALNFQLTEDSLETQKVSLKQFVDVYLHFCHNDGIEEPEALYLTLSTKLTAAAELSDLLLAASEGKGLSEIQSWEVYPDADDVSAGYEETAEEQYQEESQGALDNEDKEEGSAEPELESTLHSQDAPNHQQDGAETQETQKIEHTETGEAVNNGPNAEDRPESAHSPSHHSEEQKTESTGTLEPLPSTNAAEGEQKPGEVPESPYGEENYEDEYHGDEYLEGDEPDDEAHHNDVLEETEGDAADSTEPYSEEYLGLESEYHEQPLSVEDTQPDASQDNGDAAADVAETQDNHEVAAEPSLDDDSLNQSHKTQHVEDDSLGVTEDRKSPRGDSEPVEQLAEVDGAIEEGEVDETADNTLSLTAGNDEGADLPFEDEDYLDLGIEDDLGDIDGEQEGASTSHTPGKRVREPDDEFDMPENTNQEVKRRRSS
- a CDS encoding coatomer subunit delta (BUSCO:EOG09264V3H;~COG:U;~EggNog:ENOG410PFIY;~InterPro:IPR022775,IPR027059,IPR011012,IPR036168, IPR028565;~PFAM:PF00928,PF01217;~go_component: GO:0030126 - COPI vesicle coat [Evidence IEA];~go_process: GO:0006890 - retrograde vesicle-mediated transport, Golgi to endoplasmic reticulum [Evidence IEA]), which codes for MVVLAASICTRGGKAVLSRQFREIARSRIEALLASFPKLADSGTQHTTVEQDNVRFVYQPLDELYIVLITNRQSNILQDIDSLHLFAQVTTSICKSLDEREILRNAFELLSAYDELVTLGYRENLSLSQIKTFLEMESHEERIQEIIERNKELEASEERKRKAKQLEMQRKEAARNSRSIAPRTPSYPVYTPPSRPAVPDTYDSYEAEKKKTFAKPLPARGKGMQLGKKSKTTDIYEKVRGDLGPEAEESNPLVTPQASTPVADRVSSARPSLSADREPIHITIAETISAALTREGALKSFEVKGDLQLRITDPAFTKLKLDLLANPTHGAQFRTHPNVDKAVFSNSSIIQLKDTSKRFPANNSIGVLRWRVAGAGSDNADVLPITFTVWVNKGSDSTTVTVEYELTGSDSLRDVVVTIPYGTSEPAVSSFDAVYEVSGDSLDWNIGNVDEENASGSFEFESTGDDENEFFPMTVRFSKATPFVEVDVSDISLIEEGESTVYSKDVKSVAEGYLIE